In Populus alba chromosome 1, ASM523922v2, whole genome shotgun sequence, a single window of DNA contains:
- the LOC118046655 gene encoding putative histone deacetylase 10 — MENLNSKSYLSTIKMQVLENIRCIQHAPSVQMQEVPPDFYIPDFDEDEQNPDERMDQHTQDKQIQRDDEYYEGDNDNDHADGS; from the exons ATG GAGAACTTAAATAGCAAATCTTATCTTAGCACAATCAAAATGCAAGTGCTAGAAAATATCCGTTGCATCCAACATGCTCCAAGTGTACAGATGCAAGAG GTACCTCCTGACTTCTACATTCCCGATTTTGATGAAGATGAGCAAAACCCTGATGAGCGCATGGATC AGCATACCCAGGACAAGCAAATCCAACGCGACGATGAATATTATGAAGGCGACAATGATAACGACCACGCGGATGGCTCATGA
- the LOC118046653 gene encoding putative disease resistance protein RGA3: MAEGFLRPSNGRMEDEGNKYFNDLLANSFFQYVKRNECEIVTSCKMHDLALQVSKSEALNLEEGSAVDGASHIRHLNLVSRGDDEAALTAVDAKKLRTVFSMVDVLNGPWKFKSLRTLKLRRSDITELPDSICKLRHLRYLDVSDTAIRALPESITKLYHLETLRFTDCKSLEKLPQKVRNLVSLRHLHFDDPKLVPAEVRLLTRLQTLLIFAVGPDHMVEELGCLKELRGALKICKLEQVRDREEAEKAELSGKTMNRLFASLAHKQGTVLSMIFWRVVCAIRQKW; encoded by the exons ATGGCTGAAGGTTTTCTCAGGCCATCAAATGGGAGGATGGAAGACGAAGGCAACAAGTATTTCAATGACTTGCTTGCAAATTCCTTTTTCCAATATGTTAAAAGGAACGAGTGTGAGATCGTAACAAgttgcaagatgcatgatctTGCATTACAGGTCTCAAAATCAGAAGCGTTGAATCTGGAAGAGGGTTCGGCTGTTGATGGTGCATCTCATATTCGTCATCTAAATCTCGTATCTCGTGGGGATGACGAGGCAGCATTAACAGCAGTTGATGCTAAAAAATTGCGAACTGTTTTCTCAATGGTTGATGTACTCAACGGGCCTTGGAAATTCAAAAGCTTGAGAACACTCAAATTGCGACGGTCTGATATCACAGAGTTACCAGATTCAATTTGCAAGCTGAGACATTTGAGATATCTTGATGTCTCGGATACTGCTATCAGAGCATTGCCGGAATCCATCACCAAGCTCTACCATTtggaaacattaagattcactGATTGCAAGTCACTAGAAAAGCTTCCCCAGAAAGTGAGGAATTTAGTGAGCTTGAGACATCTTCATTTTGATGATCCAAAGCTAGTGCCAGCTGAGGTGAGACTCTTAACACGCCTTCAAACTCTGCTGATATTTGCTGTAGGTCCAGATCATATGGTTGAAGAGCTGGGATGTTTGAAAGAACTAAGAGGAGCATTGAAGATATGCAAGCTTGAGCAAGTGAGAGACAGAGAAGAAGCTGAGAAGGCAGAACTGAGTGGAAAAACAATGAACAG GTTATTCGCGAGTCTAGCACACAAACAGGGGACCGTCCTTTCTATGATTTTCTGGAGAGTTGTCTGCGCCATAAGGCAGAAATGGTGA
- the LOC118046650 gene encoding pentatricopeptide repeat-containing protein At1g30610, chloroplastic — translation MEVIIMTNGQNGLSGFERNGNLTCNCSWKQHSSCGLLNSWKPPIFGVPLKSKRGKAMRVVGVRVKALQKDESDNRLVGGGGVIEKELEFKPSFGEYLKAMESVKTGREKNQVHKSNSYKLKDNLEGNDAPLLERDERSVKLRGFKDRVKVSKVMESDEFGENANGSSGEEDVVNAELDYRGGRIREFNYNVDGKESHAHANVRRKRGGATSDERWLRNGTRSSNSDLEDLNYRSYKLKGNLEESDAPSPVRHESSVNLRRFNNPEKVSGVMESDEFGDNSDGCSGQEDVVNVVLDYRGGRIREFNHKVGGKVSGLHADFRRKMGGATSDGRWLRDHTSSMNSDSEDFNETKSMKTRIAQRSPMVLEYIESIDRTIGLKENLAHAKDSLDMFGIKGKAFEKENIGSGVNKMNGGIVRNRSQADKITDKRYVRKNGLSRRSDQAFLERGYGEDFEVERAAFKSFEQSNDVIGKTKVPMWKIEEKIQKLGNWLNGADIDMPEWMFSKAMRSARVKYTDHSVLRIIQILGKLGNWRRVLQVIEWLNIRERYKSHRLRHVYTTALHVLGKAKRPVEALNLFHAMQQEMCLYPDLVAYRSIAVTLGQAGYMKELFDVIDIMRSPPKKFKSGALGKRDLGLEPDIVVYNAVLNACVRRKQWEGAFWVLQQMKEKGVQPSTATYGLVMEVMLACGKYNLVHEFFKKVQKSSIPNALVYKVLVNTFWREGKTEEAVLAVKDMERRGIVGSAALYYDLARCLCTSGRCQEALDLIEKICKVANKPLVVTYTGLIQACLDSGNIQNAVYIFNQMRNFCPPNLVTCNIMLKAYLEHGLFEEANELFNKMLDDGNHISRRSDYKFRVTPDIYTFNTMLDASIAENRWDDFEYVYQKMLHHGFHFNANRHLRMVLDASRAGKGEVLEITWKHLEQEDRIPPPPLVKERFCMMLEKEDFDSALACITTNSAGESQAFCKSAWLNLFEENAQRFRKDTLMRLMHEVRVLAAQSNSPNPVLQNLLISCSDYNRPRVKVPGFNRT, via the exons ATGGAGGTGATAATTATGACAAATGGGCAAAACGGTTTATCTGGTTTTGAAAGAAATGGGAACTTAACCTGTAATTGTAGCTGGAAACAACATTCTTCATGTGGGCTTTTGAATTCTTGGAAACCTCCAATTTTTGGTGTTCCATTGAAGAGCAAGCGTGGGAAAGCAATGAGAGTTGTTGGTGTAAGAGTTAAGGCATTGCAAAAAGACGAATCTGATAATCGGTtggttggtggtggtggggttATTGAGAAAGAGTTAGAATTTAAACCATCTTTTGGTGAGTATTTGAAGGCTATGGAGTCTGTTAAGACTGGAAGAGAAAAGAATCAAGTACATAAGTCAAATAGTTATAAGTTGAAGGATAATTTAGAGGGGAATGATGCGCCATTGTTGGAAAGAGATGAAAGGAGTGTAAAATTGAGGGGGTTTAAGGATCGAGTGAAGGTGTCCAAAGTCATGGAAAGTGATGAGTTTGGCGAGAATGCTAATGGGTCCAGTGGTGAGGAAGATGTAGTTAACGCAGAGCTTGATTACAGAGGAGGAAGAATTAGAGAGTTCAATTATAATGTGGATGGCAAAGAAAGTCATGCGCATGCTAATGTAAGAAGGAAGAGGGGAGGAGCTACAAGTGATGAGCGATGGTTGAGGAATGGCACCAGGAGCTCGAACTCAGACTTGGAGGACCTCAATTATAGGAGTTATAAGTTGAAGGGTAATTTAGAGGAGAGTGATGCCCCATCACCGGTAAGACATGAAAGCAGTGTGAATTTGAGGAGGTTTAATAATCCAGAAAAAGTGTCTGGAGTCATGGAAAGTGATGAGTTTGGTGATAATAGTGATGGATGCTCTGGTCAAGAAGATGTAGTTAATGTTGTGCTTGATTACAGAGGAGGTAGAATTAGAGAGTTCAATCATAAGGTGGGTGGAAAAGTAAGTGGTCTGCATGCTgattttagaaggaaaatggGAGGGGCAACGAGTGATGGACGATGGTTGAGGGATCATACTAGCAGCATGAATTCAGACTCAGAGGATTTCAATGAAACCAAGAGTATGAAGACTCGAATTGCTCAACGAAGTCCTATGGTATTAGAATATATTGAAAGCATTGATAGAACTATTGGCTTAAAAGAAAATCTTGCTCATGCTAAAGATTCCCTGGATATGTTTGGAATAAAGGGGAAAGCTTTTGAAAAAGAGAACATTGGTTCTGGAGTCAACAAAATGAATGGTGGAATTGTCAGGAATCGTAGTCAAGCTGATAAAATTACTGACAAGAGATATGTGCGGAAAAACGGATTGTCAAGAAGAAGTGATCAGGCTTTTCTTGAAAGGGGCTATGGTGAGGATTTTGAAGTGGAAAGGGCTGCCTTCAAAAGCTTTGAGCAATCCAATGATGTTATTGGCAAGACAAAAGTTCCGATGTGGAAAATAGAGGAGAAGATTCAGAAGCTAGGAAACTG GTTAAATGGTGCTGATATTGATATGCCTGAGTGGATGTTCTCTAAGGCAATGCGTAGTGCTAGAGTTAAATATACAGATCATTCTGTATTGAGGATTATCCAGATATTGGGTAAATTGGGCAATTGGAGGCGAGTGCTCCAAGTTATCGAGTGGCTTAACATACGAGAACGCTATAAATCCCACAGGCTAAG GCATGTTTACACAACTGCACTTCATGTACTTGGCAAGGCAAAAAGACCTGTGGAGGCACTCAATTTATTTCATGCAATGCAG CAAGAAATGTGTTTGTATCCTGACCTAGTAGCTTATCGTTCTATAGCTGTCACTCTCGGACAAGCAGGATATATGAAGGAACTTTTTGATGTCATAGATATCATGCGATCTCCTCCCAAGAAGTTCAAATCTGGGGCACTTGGGAAGCGGGACCTAGGGTTGGAACCTGATATTGTTGTCTACAATGCG GTCCTAAATGCTTGTGTTCGGCGAAAACAATGGGAAGGTGCATTTTGGGTCTTACAGCAGATGAAGGAAAAGGGTGTGCAACCTTCTACCGCAACGTATGGACTTGTTATGGAG GTCATGCTTGCTTGTGGCAAGTACAACTTGGTTCATGAGTTCTTCAAAAAAGTTCAGAAGTCTTCCATTCCAAACGCCTTAGTATATAAAG TTCTCGTCAATACTTTTTGGAGAGAGGGTAAGACAGAAGAGGCTGTGTTGGCTGTCAAAGACATGGAAAGACGGGGAATTGTGGGCTCAGCTGCTCTTTATTATGATCTTGCACGCTGTCTTTGTACATCTGGAAGGTGTCAAGAAGCACTAGATCTG ATTGAGAAAATATGCAAGGTTGCTAATAAGCCGCTTGTAGTAACTTACACTGGCTTAATCCAAGCTTGTCTGGACTCTGGAAACATTCAAAACGCTGTGTACAtcttcaatcaaatgaggaacTTTTGCCCCCCAAATCTTGTTACTTGCAACATAATGCTGAAAGCGTATCTAGAACATGGATTGTTTGAAGAAGCAAACGAGCTTTTCAACAAGATGTTAGACGATGGCAATCATATTAGCAGAAGATCTGATTACAAGTTTCGGGTAACACCAGATATCTATACTTTCAACACCATGCTTGATGCAAGCATTGCAGAGAACAGGTGGGATGATTTTGAGTACGTTTATCAAAAGATGTTGCACCATGGGTTCCACTTCAATGCAAACCGTCATCTTCGAATGGTATTGGATGCTTCTAGAGCTGGAAAG GGAGAAGTTTTGGAAATAACTTGGAAGCACTTGGAGCAGGAAGATAGGATTCCTCCACCGCCTCTTGTCAAAGAAAGATTTTGCATGATGCTTGAAAAAGAAGACTTCGATTCTGCTCTTGCTTGTATTACCACAAATTCTGCTGGAGAGTCTCAAGCATTCTGCAAAAGTGCCTGGTTGAATTTATTCGAAGAAAACGCTCAGCGGTTCAGAAAGGACACCCTCATGAGGCTAATGCATGAGGTGCGTGTGCTTGCTGCTCAAAGCAACTCGCCAAACCCTGTATTGCAAAATCTATTAATATCCTGTAGTGATTATAATAGACCTCGTGTAAAGGTTCCTGGATTCAATCGAACATAG